The DNA window CAAATGAACAAAAGACCCATGTCAAGTATAAGGGCAAGTTACAGTTTAGAGAATGCATTCCCAGCTTGACAGCCACAGTACAGAAATAACATGATAATCTAAACCTAGTAACTTGAAATTATAACTGGCCGGAAAGGATGGAGCATAATTAGTAGTACACACAATATGGAAAAACCAACTgagattattttatttatgtatgCTAGATACATGGATATAGTGTATGTTCGATACTGCATCACAATCTCCATTCATATCATGTAACACTTCAGTAGATAAGCTAGGAAAGGATGGAGATATATTGGGAAATGGTGTAGATTCATGCATTCGTTCCTTACCTTTCCCACTGAAGCAtcagttttttcttcttgatgTTAGTATGTGTATGTTACTGTACTTGAATATACGGTTCCCTTCTCAGGTTCTCTGATAATAATATAATTGatcttactttaaaaaaaaaagtataaagatTTATATTACCTATATTTAACCCCCCAGGAGAGGCCGTTCACCTACTATTTGCTATTTTCTGCGAAATGGAGGGATTATTTGTTCATTTTAACCGTTGGGTAAAAGTGGAAATACTCTAGATTGGTATAGCTCTGATTTAATGGCCTATACAGCCATTCCCAACCATATGGACAGCCATGTAGAGGGTTTTCTTTAGTTGTAAATTTTGTTTCAGTGACCATTTCAGTTGAGGGaccaaatgaaaattttggataTTTCGGTCACTTTGTTTGGATTTTTCGGTCTAACTTTATGgtctatacatatatatatatatatatatttattatgtgTTCACATAATTCTTTATGAGAAAAAGGACTGTCTGGGAGTGTGGCACCTGCACCCAGACTCAGGATGAGGCAAAATGACTGTCCCACCCCAAATGAAAGGCCCAACTCTCCGGTTGATGCTTCTGAGTGCGCTCCCAGCACAGGGGCCACGCTACTGTACAGTAACTCTCCTTTTATTTATGGGCAAAAGAATGGTCCCTGGTCGCGTGGCCCTGTGCCCAGACACAGAGGGCAGAAAAATTACACCCCACCCCTGTTTCGAATAGGTTTGCATCAAGTTATGCTTTTTCAAATAAATGTTTTGGCTTTTCTCCCCTCTTCCTTCATTTAGAGAGGGTGTGGGCACATAGAGCCAGCAATAAAGCTAGTGAACAAGGACCTAAAACATGTGGAAGAGTGCCTTTAGGTAGGGTAAAATAAGGGACAATAGTGCGAAGCAGCTTTTCCCAAAAAACCCAACCTGTCTTTATGACTGTGTTGGGCCCCTCATTGGCCTCTGCGGCGTGCAACCAGGGATCattcttttccctttatatattttttgaagaaattgagATATTGTATGTACATGTactatatatatagatagatatagatatagatatattCTAAATATATATGTGCAAATTTTAGTATTTTGCATATCATGAGTTTATGTAATGCATATATAAACATAAAAAACTTTAACCAACTGCTGCCTTTACCCTGATGGTTGATGCATTCCTTCTGTGAACTACAGGGTTTGATTCTTTCAATCTTCAAGGTTTCTCCTAACATATTTTTGAAATGGGCCAGGAAATCGGCCAGGGCGGATTCAGTCTGTTGGCTTGGGAGTTGGGATGGAGTTGGATTGGCATATAGTTTGTAGCAGAAACAGTTTCGGAAAATTTGGAATTTCAGCTGATATTGGCAGAAATGtccaaaaaatagttaaaacccCAAAACAAAAGTTAGAGATACCTTTATTTTATCAGTTGCAGGCCCGCTACTGATTGGAAACCTAACCAATTTACAGCTATGGTTCTATCTGTTGTTTTGTGATAGCCTAAAGAATTCAAGGAGAGATTACTATATCTAATTCTTATAACAATATATAGAAACTTGTGTTGGATTGGCACTACATAGATAATCTATATAGATAGAATAAGGAAAATGTGGATGTGGAATAAATAAGgaagaaataggaaagaatCTTGGGTTTATTCAACAAATGAATATCAATAAAGGCACAATAAGCAAGCTCGACCCTGTTTGTTGACACCACAAACAAGTACCACATGTTTATGTGTGCAAAAGAAAATAGATGTGTTCAGAATAAATTTATAGCTGAAGTtatttatcaaagaaaaatgtCAACAAAATCAAACCTGAAAGAGGATGATACCAATGACCACGGGCTGTGTGTCAAATCCAAAACTTCGAAACAGATCCTTTGAGTTCCTCGCAAGAGTATAATATCCTCCAAGTAGCAAAAAGTTAAGGACCTGCATCAATGCGTAATGTGACATATGAAGCTTAGAAAGCAACAAAAGCTACCCTATATATTCACACAAGCGAATATCATGAGCTAATCCAAGTGAACTAGTCACTGAAGCAaacaataataaagaaaaggTATGTAACTAAAAATGATTATCCTGTTTTGAAAATTGCTATGTTGAATATGCATGTAAGGCATATCCTTGTGTAGTTAAGGTGAAATAACTTCAATTTTCATGGTCTTTAGGAAGTTGGAACCCTCGTCTCCCCTCCAAACCCACTcccacccccaacccaaaaaataaatgaataaataaatggtCTTGTTCTGAGTCTGCAAGAACATGTATAAGACTGCAATGCTTGCTCACGTCAGCCAATTCTTCGGGCAACGAGCTTGCTAGGGATGCGGCAGTAAGAATGATTAGTCCCCTTTGTGGGTTTGCAGGCTTAGCTtactattgttgttgttgtacagTTAAGTACTGTCTGGTCTCTCCCTTGCTTTTcagaaataaatatttttagttacaaatttaaaaaaaagaacaatactTTTCCACATCTGTTGATAACTTGTATCTAAGATATCATGGAGACCACCATAACTCAACTTTACTACATGATCATGGTAACAAAagaaagatgaattttttttttttttgtttgattccTAGGGTGTCTGGATCTTTGACCTAACTAATCcctggggtcactgtgatactgTTTACATAGGACCGGGTCAGTCCGAGATGGAAACTCTCGTgcggtggccccaagaagttaggtgtaGCGACGAAGATTTGATCGCGAGacctcgcttcctgaggcggagcaccgtgtcccctccaagccaactgTGCAAACCGCctaaccccttggggttacagaagaaagatgaagatTGTTCTGATAATTTAATCAAAAAGGAATAAGAGGATTTTTAAACAGATTGAACTTCAATAGTAACCCCAACCCCACTCCTCCCCCCGCCCCTCCTTCACCACCACCCAAaaacaggggggggggggacatggAAGTTATATTTTCATGGAAGGCAGAACATACCTGCATTGCAATGAACTTATACATTGTATGCCTATGGTTCCAATGCCCTAGTTCATTGGCAATAACAGCAACAACTTCATCAATTTCGCACTGCAAAGATGTAATTTAGCCATATGAAATAAGCTTCAGtgtgaaaaatagaaatattaCCGCCTAATATCAGATATTACCACCCTTACGACTGATTTTCCTACAGAATTCATTAATGACCATTAGAAATGTGAAACTCCAGAGCAAAATGAGTCACAACAACGAAATAGGATGGCTGATTCAATAATCCTAGCATTACTTCTCCCAAATTCCCACAGAACTAAACTGTGATTCGTTTATATGACAGCATTAACATTTAATGAATATACAAAAATTACTCAACAAGGTGTTTTCACATGAAATGGCTCAACTAAGTTCTGGAACATGTATATCTCATAAAAATTCAAGAGGATGATTACTCTGGCAACAGACAACCAGGTAAATTGTACATCAAAAATGAAAACGACAACCAGGCAAATAAAAATGGTGAAGCTTCCAATAGCGTCTTACCGAGGAATGACAAAGATTCAGCTGAGCAAGTACCCAAATTAGATTTTCTTACCTTGGATTCATAAACCCTTCACAACTTGCAAGCCATGTACATCAACTAGAATACACCATTATCAACAGGGTTGAAAAGGCCAACAAAAATATTCCGTTATCAAGTTGGCAGGTAAGGCCTTGTCATTGTCTGTCTATACAAGAACAACATGAAATGATGAATGTCAGTCAACATTGGATGGAAAGGAGAGATTAGGGTAGTACTTGAAACGGATTCTTCAGAAAGTGAATGCACATCCCCATTCCTAGAATGCAGAACTCATTCCAGAGAAGTATGAGAACTTTGTCGGGATCTCCAGAATGCATTCTTCACAGTGGGATGGGAAAAGCATTTTATTTTGGTCTAATTCCCTCAAATTGCCAAAGAGAGGCTATTCAATGGAGTGAACTGTGAAGAAGTCAATCTTTGCTAAAAATGCACGAATTGTGGCAGGAATTCAGGAATCTGGAGCTGTTTATCTGTATGAGGCCTGAGATCTGGAGTTGCATGTGATTTGAAGACAGAGTATTCCAGGTGTTGGAAGTTCAGATTAGGTTTCTGCTCTGCTCTGTCTTTGTTTCATACTAAAAATAGCCGGCTATATTTGTTTTATGTGCATGAGACCTAGTGGTTGTGTAATTTTCTGAAAATTTGGATGTGTGTTCTGCTTGCTTTGAAGCTAATATCTTATTCATTGCTTAATATTTATTGTAGATAGTTGGACTCTGAGGTGCTTGGAAGAAGTCGGGCAGTGACCACCTTCAGCGCACACGCACTCAATACCAGTAACCCCTATTAAAACTCGGGAGGGGAGTGGGGACCCTTGCACAGAACTTTCTTTCCTCTCACCGTGCATCTAGCAAGTGGGTCtaagtttggtttggtttttttttttttttttatttggcaaAGCAAGACAAAAATATATTGTAATAACCAATTTAACAAGTGTATTTTATACTAATAAGTGTACTCACAGAATGCGGGATTGGCTTCTGGGTGTATTCCAGATTGAGGCCTGTTCTTAATCACATGTTAGAAATCCAGATGGGGTATGTATACCAAACAGCATTCCTGTCACTCCAGCATGCATTTCAGGCACAGAACATGCTTTGAAATTGCacaccaaacacagcctagtTCTAGCtaagaaagagaagaatgaATGAGATGGACTGCTGTTGACAGTGGAGGGAGGAAAATCTAGGGCCATCTAGCTCTGAACATAGGATAAAGATTAGCTCTGAATGTAGGACAAAGACATCCTAAGAGTTCATAAGGAAGCACTAGCTCTGAACTTAGGATAAAGACATCCTAAGAGTTCATATACGTTTTCAGTATGTTCAAGCTAGCACAAAATATTTCATGGGATCCCCATCTTCTAATAAAATTCAaagcaattttaaaaaaaataagaaattaaaggaACTGCAGGTACAACATGCAAATGATCCCAGCTGTAAGATCAAAAGGAAATAATGGTCAGGCTTGTTATATACCTATGACCAATGTTATCATACATAGGTCATGCTGCAGGATATGAAGACCTAAGTACCTAACAGATTATTATCCTcccaaaaataattattaaCAGTGTCACTGTTCCTTCAGGATTATACGTCGAGGCCTTTTGAAAACTGCCTGAGTGTAGCAAATAGGACACATTTTAAAACTCAAAATGCTAACAAAGTGGCCATTGAACATAAAAGCAAAAGTTCGACTAACGTGTGATTGATAATTTGACATGTTATCCTAACTTCTGCATACGATTTTAAGTAGTAAAATATCACTAAGTGTGCATCTTGGGATAAAACGGTTAGAAACTATGAAAGACAAACCTATCAACAACAAcatctcagccttatcccaactaaatggagtagGCTACATGGATCCCTTCAATTAGATCTATTAAAATCCACTCATGATAAAAGGCCTAAGctttgcatgtctttcctcaacaATTCTCCCAAAGTGATTTTAGGTCTGTCCcgagctcttttagctccttcaatctgaatcaaataacTCATCTATACTATAGCATCTAAAGGCCTCTGTTgtacatggccatgccacctgaAGCAAACTTTCACATcttatcatgtattggagctactccCATATCAGATGTTTCCGAGTTACtcccaaatcatctctaattTGATTATTCTTTACtgtatccttcctagttttaccacatATCAATCTCAACATGCGACActaagtttatctatatgatgttTCTTAACTGCTCAACACTCATGCCATGCATCATAACCTATAGCATGATTGTCCTAtaaaaaagttttaaaagaatatGTAGATCAGACCACACTCCAGACgcatctctccacttcatccatcctattttagtTCTCTATTTAACATCATCGTCTATTTCTAGTTTAATTGAGATTGAACCAAGACACCTAAAATAACAACTTTGTGGAGCTCCCTCTCATCAATCTACACTACCTCATTATCCTTCTTCGTGTAAGTGAAGTTATACATCATAtactttgtttttgttgtaCTAATCTTTAAACATTTTTATTCCAAGGTTCATCTCAATGTTTCCTACTTGTCGTTAATCCCTGCTTTTGTTTCACccactaaaacaatatcataagCAAAAAGCATGCACCAAGGAACATGATCTTGAATGTCTCAGCTAGATCATCTATaataaacataaacaaataaggGATTAAAGTTGATcttggtgtaacccaattaTAACaaggaattcactaccttgactcCTCActgttcttacactagtcacgtcattatacatatctttaactttagccacatatttacttgaaacacaTCTCTTCTCTAGTATATGCCAAGTTAATAAAGACCACATGGAGGTCCTTCTTGCAATATAAATCTTTCAGAGAGTCTCCTAAGTAAATAGATTCTGTCGAGGATTTTCTTGATAAAACTAAGTTGGTTTTCTGTAATAGTAGTTTCTTGTCTCAAACAATTTTCagtaactctctcccataaCTTCAGGGTATGACTCAAATAGTTTTACACTTCTATAGTTAAATCTCTTAATATTTCCTTTTATAAATCGGAACAACAATGTTTCtccatttatttaaaattttccttgcaCTTATAATCTTATTTAACAGCTCGTTTAGCCAAGATAAACCACATAATCCAAAGCTctctcttccacacttctatggGGACACCATCTAGATTAGGTGTCTTGCCTACTTTCATTCTCCTTAGAACTTCTATTACTTCAAGCACcttgatttttcatatatatctaCAACATATGGTGTCTTGATGATTAGTGCAACCTTCCGAGACACTATTACTCAAAGTGTTagcttattattattttatcatcCTCACTTTTAGCGCATCTAACATGGTTAAAATCTTTTCTCTTCATTTCCCTCATTTTGAGCCATCTTTAGCTTTTCCCTCTTCCTTTGTGCTCAAATTGTTATGGAGATCCTTGTATTTCTTCAAAcaaaacagcctctcgacattatCGGGGTAATGTTGCATAGTTCTCACTGCCCTGGACCTCAAACTCAAATatgcaggagcctcgtgctCCGGGTATGCCCTAATCCTTGTATGTCTTCTCCCTTGCTTTTCCTACACTTCCCTTAGCTTCCTTTCTAGCAaatttatacttttttaaatCCTCTACAGTCTACATCCTTAGTCCTTTACCATGTCTTAAAACTATCTTTCTCAGCCTTAATGGCAACTTGAACATCATCTCACAACCAAGTCTCCCTAAATGAATGatcttttccttgattttcctATGACATCTTGCTAAAAGTAGTCATCTCATTCCACATTGTATTAGTGTCTCCATCAAAGTCCCACCTTCCTTGTTTGAACAATTTATTAGTAAATGATTTCAAGTTTTCTCCTTTTaagctccaccaccttatccTAGGGAAAATAACCTCATATTTCTTACATTTTGACGTAATGAGACGCATATCTATGACCACTAATCTATGTTGAGTGGTtagactctctctctcggtATAACTTTACAATCCTTACATAACAATCTATCGGTACTTTGAGTTAAGAAAGAAATCTAATTGTCTACTATGGTGCCCACTTTTGAAGGTAACTGAAtgattctctcttttcaaagtataTCATAAGCCAtagaaaaatccaaaacttAAGTCCCCTCCTTATTCTCTTTCCAAAACCATATCCTCTTCCTCATGTACTCATTCATTACCTCTACGATTTCTCCCAATATGTCCATTTAGATCTCTCCCTATAATACTCTTTTTTTCTTGAGTAAAACCTTGCACTAAACCATCCATGTGTTCCTAAAATTGTATCTTACTACTTTCATCCATTCCAATTTGGGGTGCCTAAGCACTAATTATATTGACAACTTCTTTGTCCAACACCATGCTTGATGGATATAATCCTATCCCCAAGTGTTTTAACATCCACTACatcattttttaaatctaaatccACTATTATGCCTACTCCACTACTATAACTTTCCTCGTATACCAGAGTTTAAAGACATTGAACTCCTTGgcttttttacccttccatctagtATCTTGAATACAAGTTATGttaatccttcttctccttataACATCTATCAATTCTAGGATCTTTCCCGTCAAAGAATCGATATTCCAAGATGCTTGTATTATCCTACACTTTTGGACTAGCTTCTTCACCCCACTCGTCCATGGTGCAAGAACCCTTGCCTACTTGTCACCCCATCCGGGTGCCGATGAGCATCGCTTGCAAGGGACACCCTAGCTAACAATTGTTCACCTTTCACAACACCCAGGTCAAAGTATGTGCATCGCTTACCGGTGGACACCCTACCATAAGGTCAAAAATATAAGGTTCTAGGATCCATGTATAAAAGGGTtggctaaattttttttttttggtgctggCTGCCTACCTGACGCACCAACCCTCTTTTTTCATCTAGGTTTAGGATGGGCAGAAATACTGGCAGAATTGTAAGACAAacctatcaaaagaaaaaaccagGTAAGACGAGTCCTTGTGTAAGAGAAAAGATTGGAGATGAACTTTCTCTAAAATGTTTATGTAGTACTTACCATGCAAAATAAGATGCAAGGATCCAGCAGTCACTATAATGAAATTATTTCACCACAATGTCAtatggaaagagaaggaagttTTGTCAACATAAAAATGGACAGCCACAATGTCAAAAACTAATGGATCAAATTACATCTAAGTATCTATCCAATCAATCTTTCTGTTGGAATGTGAGAAATGAATTGGAAATGATTCAATGAAACATTGTCATCTCACTTGGCCTTGCACCACAGGTGGAATCTTCATCCAGTTAAGAATATTTATATAACAAATGCAAAAAGAAGTAAAATACATATAGAATCTGATTAGTCATGATTTGCGTTCCTAGTTCTTCAATGAACAGTTGGGATTAGGCTTAGTTGCTGTTGGCGTAGTTCTTCAATTGACATGAACAGAGAGAGGAGGTAGGTGAGAAACAAGGGTTAATGTTTTATGCTATGTAGTAGAAGTGTTTCCATACCTGCTGAATAAACGTCTCATAAATGAATATCTGCTTTGTCTTAAAGATTCCATACATGAAAACCTGCCATATATTGATTAGACGAATGAGACCACCAAAAATGATTATTGGTATTTGATATACATGAAGGAAAAACACACAAACCCAGCTAGATGACCGGGATGGGTTTTATATTTTGGAAAGGACTTCCATTTTATAGAACTTGTGAAGCATAGGGTTTATAGGAGTTGGGATTGTATCAGAGCAGGATTGAGAAAGCCACCCTGCTTCCCTCCCTTCTCAAGGTACATTTCAGGAATGCCTTGCATCGATGTGGAGGTCAAGGACTCAGCGCAAAAGCTTTCTAAATATGTGATTAGTGAAGCAAAAGCCTCACTGTAAAGTAAACAAATATATCCAGTGTATTCATAAGAAAATACTGAGAGTGACCCCTAATCTCATTCATTCTCCTCCATACTTGAATGAATTCTATGCTTATGGAAAGATTGAAACCAatgcaagataaataaatataacTGTTGATTGACTAGTCGTCAACTTTCACAATAGTGAAGTAAAACGAATTAGATTTAAGTATCAGAGTTGAATCCTCACATTGTAATGGCTTGACGTTGTAGATGAATCAACAAGAAGGATTCTCCTTAAAGGAAACTTGAGTGAGGAAGCAAGGTTCTCAATGTTCCGTTTCAGTCGTCTATGAGGAAGCTGAGGGCAGCAGCAAAACAGGCAAAATGAGAATATTCATCATCAATCACTAAAAGAACAGCTGGATGTATCATCAGGCTAAAGGAAGCAGTAGCATATGAAATCTAATGAAAAGGTTAACTTAGGTCAGTTATGAAAGACTGGAGTCTATCAGTTACCAAAATAggttagaagaaaaaataaatactcACAGTGGTAAACTTGTTGAAAAATGGATCAATTGCAAAAGGATAAAGGGATATCACCAAAATATAGAAGGAATACATAAATCCCCAAAGATAGATAACCAAGTAAGGACCTCCTTTCTGCAGCAATACAAAACAATCTTAGTGTATTATATGGACTAGATCAGCACACACTGGGAGTTCAATAAAAATGAACAAATCGGGAGGTTTTAAATATGCCAGGATAAGGAGGTGACTGGCTGCCATTTATTTACAGGTATGGTGCAAATATGGACATCTCCACCATCTTCCATAATGCAATAACTAGTGGCATTTGGCAGCACATTTTGCAGCCAACAGTTCTGGTGTCaaaccccacccaaaaaaaaaaaaagaagttgtaaACCTCTTTTTGACTGTTATAACTTATAAGACAATGACCAGCTTCATAACATAGCGCTTGCCAGAATGCATAGACTAACATACTTAACAAAAAGAACATCGGGAAGTATGTATTTTAAATCAACACTTCATCTTAGTATTTTAATATAAATCAAGGATTAAAAACCAGAAACCGGTATCCACATCGGTCCTGGTCAATTCCAATCCGATCCGGATAGGAAATGTTCAACCAGAACCGGCCAAAATATGCCCTAACACTAGATTTTGGAAAGGAATCAGGCAAACTGGATCAGCCAGAATCAAGATCGGTTTGAGCCAATTCCAATCCGAATAGGCTGATTTGGCCGATCAGATTCCGACTCTTTGATCATTTGTATAAACATCAGTTAAAATCATATCCAGTTGGTCAGAGTGGCCGCTCTTGTTATCCATTGACTTGGTCGTATTTTGGCACTCACtatttccttcaaattattAAACTCCCAATATTGTAtactaataaaattaaaatttaaaatttaaaaattttcgaAGCACATTTGAACTTTTAAAAATGGCTGCCAGTTGTGAATCTTGAACACCAATAACAACCAAACACTACACAAACCAAGGTGCCCCAACAATCAATAACAAGCAAATGGTGAATTCATGATACCTGTACTAGTACAATGATGGCAACCACAATGGGTGGTCCAATTGCAATATAAAAGCAAATTTCCAGGAAGATATCCTCTAAGAATAGCGAtattgttttctgaaaaaatatgttaagaaattagaaaactctcataagaaaaaaaaaaaggcaagataAATTGACCAAAAATAGTATGAgatattttaaaagaaaaggcacagaaaatggataaaaattCAAATGCAGATCTAGTATATCAACAAAGAAGACAATATACAATACCCATGAAGAAGATCCAAGCAAGAGCACAAACCTTATCAATACCATGTCGAGCTTGAATCACGAAGGTTGAGTACAAAGAAAATGGCAAGTCCGTAACCTGCACAAATAAAGAAGGAATTTTAGTTAACATCAATTGTTTAGAGTATGAGGGTAGCAACTCATTATTATGGTAATTTGCTATAGTACTACACTAATAATAGTAATGTAAAACCTATACTGATCATCCAAAAAAGGTTCTTGATCATAAGGTTGGAATGGGTTTCACacaaaaatttattattatttgtagtATAAGGAACTTGTTTTATTGGTTTACTAAATAAGAT is part of the Macadamia integrifolia cultivar HAES 741 chromosome 9, SCU_Mint_v3, whole genome shotgun sequence genome and encodes:
- the LOC122088800 gene encoding CAAX prenyl protease 1 homolog isoform X1; the encoded protein is MAFPYMEATVGFMILIYIFETYLCLRQYAALKLPTLPRPLEGIISREEFEMSRAYNLDKSYLHFVRLAVNIIKDTVILYFGVIPWFWKIWGAFFVYIGLENQILHTLAFLAGYMIGLQVTDLPFSLYSTFVIQARHGIDKKTISLFLEDIFLEICFYIAIGPPIVVAIIVLVQKGGPYLVIYLWGFMYSFYILVISLYPFAIDPFFNKFTTLPHRRLKRNIENLASSLKFPLRRILLVDSSTTSSHYNVFMYGIFKTKQIFIYETFIQQCEIDEVVAVIANELGHWNHRHTMYKFIAMQVLNFLLLGGYYTLARNSKDLFRSFGFDTQPVVIGIILFQYTLIPLQKLVDFILNLVCRSFEFQADAFAKKLGYSKPLQAVLVKLRNTDDSFQEKNLVEMNMDPWYSAYHCSPPSLVERLAALDESNDKAD
- the LOC122088800 gene encoding CAAX prenyl protease 1 homolog isoform X2, with amino-acid sequence MAFPYMEATVGFMILIYIFETYLCLRQYAALKLPTLPRPLEGIISREEFEMSRAYNLDKSYLHFVRLAVNIIKDTVILYFGVIPWFWKIWGAFFVYIGLENQILHTLAFLAGYMIGLQVTDLPFSLYSTFVIQARHGIDKKTISLFLEDIFLEICFYIAIGPPIVVAIIVLVQKGGPYLVIYLWGFMYSFYILVISLYPFAIDPFFNKFTTLPHRRLKRNIENLASSLKFPLRRILLVDSSTTSSHYNVFMYGIFKTKQIFIYETFIQQCEIDEVVAVIANELGHWNHRHTMYKFIAMQVLNFLLLGGYYTLARNSKDLFRSFGFDTQPVVIGIILFQYTLIPLQKLVDFILNLVCRSFEFQADAFAKKLGYSKPLQAVLVKLRNTDDSFQEKNLVEMNMDP